The Macrococcoides canis genome has a window encoding:
- the yqeH gene encoding ribosome biogenesis GTPase YqeH yields MSEQMKCIGCGAELQSDDQNKPGYVPASSLNKEDVICKRCFRLKHYNEIQDVNMTSDDFLTMLNALSDKQGIIVNVIDVFDFQGSWINGLKRIVGNKKIIIAANKMDLLPKLINKRRVKLWIEKQAKALGMKPDDVVLISAQKNHGIEELLESIETLRNGQDVYIVGTTNVGKSTLINKLIETSVGEKDVITTSHFPGTTLDLIDIPLDEHSFMFDTPGIIQAHQMTHYVTDKELKIIMPKQEIKPRNFQLNEGQTLFLGGLVRVDYVSGGRRSLNCFVSNLLNIHRTKTDNAQSLWQRQIGELLTPPGNGEFDFDNVKKVQLSIKDEKQDIIISGLGFITVDKGAEIIVHAPKQVDVYLRPSIL; encoded by the coding sequence TTGAGTGAACAGATGAAATGTATCGGTTGTGGTGCAGAACTTCAGTCAGATGATCAGAATAAACCTGGATACGTTCCAGCTTCAAGTTTAAATAAAGAAGATGTTATATGTAAGCGATGCTTTCGATTAAAGCACTATAATGAAATTCAGGACGTAAATATGACGAGTGATGACTTCTTAACGATGTTAAATGCATTGAGCGATAAACAAGGAATCATCGTAAATGTGATAGATGTATTTGATTTTCAAGGTTCATGGATCAACGGTTTAAAGCGTATTGTTGGAAATAAGAAGATTATCATTGCGGCGAACAAGATGGATTTATTACCTAAACTGATCAACAAACGTCGCGTGAAGCTATGGATTGAAAAACAGGCGAAAGCGCTTGGAATGAAACCAGATGATGTCGTATTAATTTCAGCCCAGAAAAATCATGGTATTGAAGAACTGCTTGAATCGATTGAAACATTAAGAAACGGACAGGATGTCTATATTGTAGGGACGACAAACGTCGGTAAATCAACTTTAATCAATAAACTGATCGAGACGAGTGTGGGTGAGAAAGATGTTATTACGACGAGTCACTTCCCAGGTACAACACTGGATTTAATCGATATTCCACTTGATGAACATTCATTTATGTTTGATACACCGGGAATTATTCAGGCACATCAGATGACGCATTACGTTACCGATAAAGAATTGAAGATAATTATGCCGAAACAAGAGATTAAGCCTCGCAACTTCCAGCTGAATGAAGGACAGACGCTATTTTTAGGTGGTTTAGTACGTGTCGATTACGTTTCTGGCGGCAGAAGAAGCTTAAACTGTTTCGTAAGCAACTTGCTGAACATTCATAGAACGAAGACAGATAATGCACAAAGTTTATGGCAGCGCCAGATCGGTGAGTTATTGACACCTCCTGGTAATGGCGAATTTGACTTTGATAACGTAAAGAAAGTTCAGCTATCTATAAAAGATGAGAAACAGGATATTATTATTTCAGGGCTTGGGTTTATTACAGTGGACAAAGGTGCAGAGATAATCGTTCATGCACCAAAACAAGTCGATGTCTATTTAAGACCAAGTATATTATAG
- a CDS encoding peptidase U32 family protein, with protein sequence MTELLVTPKSLSHIDALIEAGADAFLIGESKFGLRLAGEFNREEVKLAAEKIHAHGKKVYVAVNGLFHNEHLDAVEDYMKYLHTLDIDAISFGDPAIVMYARELGNKIPLQWNQETLVTNYFQCNYWGERGANRAVLARELSLEEVMNIKAHANVEIEVQVHGMTCMFQSKRNLLGNYFMYQDKVMKIENRAQADGMLLYDEERNNKYPIFEDSNGTHIMSPNDICVIEELEELFESDIDSFKIDGVLHTEDYITTVTKAYRQAIDLFNEDPDLYDDAKFELIDMIEEIQPEHRPLDQGFLFKQTVY encoded by the coding sequence ATGACAGAATTATTAGTAACACCAAAATCATTATCACATATCGATGCATTAATTGAAGCAGGTGCTGATGCATTTTTAATAGGTGAGTCAAAGTTTGGTTTAAGACTTGCCGGTGAATTTAATAGAGAAGAAGTAAAACTTGCTGCTGAGAAAATTCATGCACATGGCAAGAAAGTATATGTTGCAGTGAATGGTTTGTTTCATAATGAACATTTAGATGCTGTTGAAGATTATATGAAGTATCTGCATACACTGGACATTGATGCAATCAGTTTTGGAGATCCTGCAATCGTTATGTATGCACGCGAACTTGGAAATAAGATTCCATTGCAATGGAATCAGGAGACACTTGTAACAAATTATTTCCAGTGTAATTACTGGGGCGAACGTGGCGCAAATCGTGCGGTGTTAGCACGTGAACTTTCACTGGAAGAAGTTATGAATATTAAAGCACATGCAAACGTTGAGATTGAAGTACAAGTGCATGGGATGACATGTATGTTCCAGTCAAAACGTAATTTACTAGGGAACTACTTTATGTATCAGGATAAAGTAATGAAGATTGAGAATAGAGCGCAAGCGGACGGCATGCTGCTATATGATGAAGAGCGTAATAATAAATATCCGATCTTTGAAGATAGCAATGGGACACATATTATGAGTCCGAATGATATTTGCGTCATCGAAGAATTAGAAGAGCTCTTTGAATCGGATATCGATAGTTTCAAGATTGACGGTGTACTTCATACGGAAGATTACATTACGACAGTAACGAAAGCTTACCGTCAGGCAATCGATCTATTCAATGAAGACCCTGATCTATATGATGATGCGAAGTTTGAGCTGATCGATATGATCGAAGAAATTCAGCCAGAACATCGCCCGCTTGACCAAGGATTCTTATTTAAACAAACAGTATACTAA
- the udk gene encoding uridine kinase — MSKTTIIGIAGGSGSGKTSVTSKILKNLEGYSVALIEQDYYYKNQDHLTFEERLKTNYDHPFAFDNELLIQNLKDLRNGETVEVPTYDYSNHTRSKKTITFEPKDVIIVEGIFALENSELRDLMDVKIYVDTDADLRILRRIVRDIKERGRTMESVIDQYLTVVRPMHNQFIEPTKKYADIIIPEGGSNSVAIDIMTTKIQSLIQV; from the coding sequence ATGAGCAAAACAACGATTATCGGTATTGCGGGAGGATCAGGTTCAGGCAAGACTTCCGTGACATCAAAGATATTAAAGAATCTAGAAGGTTACAGTGTTGCGCTAATCGAGCAGGATTACTATTACAAAAATCAGGATCATCTTACATTTGAAGAACGTCTTAAAACAAACTATGACCATCCTTTTGCGTTTGATAACGAACTGTTAATTCAAAACTTGAAAGACTTGCGTAATGGTGAGACGGTGGAAGTTCCGACCTATGATTACTCAAATCATACAAGAAGTAAGAAAACGATTACATTTGAACCAAAAGATGTTATTATAGTAGAAGGCATTTTTGCACTGGAAAATAGTGAACTTCGCGATCTTATGGATGTGAAGATCTATGTTGATACGGATGCCGATCTAAGAATACTGCGTCGTATCGTTAGAGATATTAAAGAGCGCGGACGCACGATGGAATCTGTTATCGATCAGTATTTAACGGTGGTAAGGCCGATGCATAATCAGTTTATCGAACCAACGAAGAAATATGCCGATATCATCATTCCTGAAGGTGGAAGTAATTCAGTTGCAATCGATATAATGACAACAAAAATACAATCATTAATTCAAGTTTAG
- the yhbY gene encoding ribosome assembly RNA-binding protein YhbY — translation MLTGKQRRYLRAKAHNLDPIFQIGKGGISDNLIEQLNDVLEKRELIKVSVLQNNLDDKEELAETIARRVYGELVQVIGSTIILYKPSVNHKKIELPR, via the coding sequence ATGTTAACAGGAAAACAAAGAAGATATTTACGCGCAAAAGCGCATAATCTAGACCCAATCTTTCAAATTGGTAAAGGAGGCATCAGCGATAATTTAATCGAGCAATTAAATGATGTCCTAGAAAAACGTGAACTGATCAAGGTGAGTGTATTACAGAACAATCTGGATGATAAAGAAGAGCTAGCAGAAACAATTGCACGACGTGTATACGGAGAACTTGTACAAGTTATCGGATCAACGATCATACTATATAAACCTTCAGTCAACCATAAGAAGATTGAACTCCCAAGATAA
- a CDS encoding YqeG family HAD IIIA-type phosphatase, giving the protein MGIFKKYLLPSKYAKSIFEITPEELKGRGVKAIITDLDNTLVGWDVELATPEVIEWFNDMRAAGIQVTIVSNNNQARVATFATPLEVDYIFGARKPMGKAFKKAVKAMNVKPEETVVIGDQMMTDVLAANSNGFYSIMVVPVKANDEWKTRVNRMMERRFLAYFKKKGYITWED; this is encoded by the coding sequence ATGGGAATCTTTAAAAAATATTTGTTACCAAGTAAGTATGCAAAGTCAATATTTGAAATTACACCAGAAGAGTTAAAAGGCAGAGGTGTAAAGGCAATAATAACGGATCTTGATAATACGTTGGTCGGGTGGGATGTTGAACTTGCTACGCCTGAAGTGATTGAATGGTTTAACGATATGCGTGCAGCAGGTATTCAAGTGACGATTGTATCAAATAACAATCAAGCTCGAGTGGCAACGTTTGCTACACCACTTGAAGTAGATTATATCTTTGGTGCGCGCAAACCAATGGGCAAGGCATTCAAGAAAGCAGTAAAAGCAATGAATGTAAAGCCGGAAGAAACCGTTGTTATCGGCGATCAGATGATGACGGATGTGTTAGCGGCCAATTCTAATGGTTTCTACTCTATTATGGTAGTCCCGGTTAAAGCTAATGACGAGTGGAAGACGAGAGTGAACCGTATGATGGAACGTAGATTTTTAGCGTATTTTAAGAAAAAAGGCTATATCACATGGGAAGATTAA
- the greA gene encoding transcription elongation factor GreA, which translates to MEMQKEYPMTQEGFDKLEVELEHLKTVRRPEVVEKIKVARSFGDLSENSEYDAAKDEQGFVEQEITKIEMMLRHAVIIEDDGSKSEVQIGRTVTFTEVPGNEEESYKIVGSAEADPFEGKISNESPIAKALLGKKVGDEVNVPLPNGNEMRVKIVEIS; encoded by the coding sequence ATGGAAATGCAAAAAGAATACCCAATGACACAAGAAGGTTTTGACAAATTAGAAGTTGAATTAGAACATTTAAAGACAGTACGTCGTCCAGAAGTTGTTGAAAAAATTAAAGTTGCACGCAGCTTCGGTGATTTATCTGAGAACTCTGAGTACGATGCAGCGAAAGATGAGCAAGGTTTCGTTGAGCAGGAAATTACAAAAATCGAAATGATGCTACGTCACGCTGTGATCATTGAAGATGACGGTTCAAAGTCAGAAGTACAAATCGGCCGTACTGTTACATTCACGGAAGTGCCGGGTAATGAAGAAGAATCATATAAGATTGTCGGTAGCGCAGAAGCTGATCCATTTGAAGGTAAGATCTCTAATGAATCACCAATCGCTAAAGCATTACTTGGTAAAAAAGTTGGCGACGAAGTGAACGTGCCACTACCGAATGGTAATGAAATGCGTGTAAAAATAGTTGAAATCAGCTAA
- the aroE gene encoding shikimate dehydrogenase — translation MKFAVIGHPIKHSLSPLMHHANFKALQLDYDYEALHIDPKHFHHLRDIMHEKHIDGFNVTIPYKVEMLNVVDVVDKEAQMIGAINTVHIKKGIWYGYNTDGAGFEASISAYIGDKNIIVLGAGGASRAICYKLAQNNHVTVLNRNLERITSWPFKVEAHTYDHVHDAIIQQADIVINTTPVGMKGFDHEALIDVSQLKHSAVVCDIIYTPEKTPILHAAEEQGLTTVNGLDMFINQGALSFEIWTGKKAQRTTMKQAVREYLQRSTLC, via the coding sequence ATGAAGTTTGCAGTGATTGGACATCCGATAAAGCATTCACTATCACCACTGATGCATCATGCGAATTTTAAAGCATTACAGCTTGACTATGACTATGAAGCGCTACATATCGATCCGAAGCATTTTCATCATTTGCGTGATATAATGCATGAGAAACACATCGATGGTTTTAATGTCACCATTCCTTATAAGGTAGAAATGTTAAACGTTGTTGATGTTGTCGATAAAGAAGCACAGATGATCGGTGCAATTAACACGGTACATATAAAAAAGGGGATATGGTATGGCTATAATACAGATGGTGCCGGATTTGAGGCATCTATCAGTGCTTATATAGGGGACAAAAATATTATTGTATTAGGTGCAGGCGGGGCGAGTCGCGCAATATGTTATAAGCTGGCGCAGAATAATCATGTTACAGTGCTTAATAGAAATTTAGAGCGCATAACAAGCTGGCCCTTTAAAGTTGAGGCACATACATATGATCATGTTCATGACGCGATCATTCAGCAGGCGGATATCGTAATCAATACGACTCCTGTCGGAATGAAAGGATTTGATCATGAAGCATTAATCGATGTATCACAGCTAAAGCACAGTGCAGTCGTCTGCGATATTATTTACACACCTGAGAAGACACCAATATTACACGCTGCAGAAGAACAAGGATTAACAACGGTTAACGGGCTTGATATGTTTATAAATCAAGGGGCGTTAAGCTTTGAAATATGGACAGGCAAAAAGGCACAACGCACAACAATGAAACAAGCAGTACGAGAATATTTACAAAGGAGTACATTATGTTAA
- a CDS encoding 5'-methylthioadenosine/adenosylhomocysteine nucleosidase, which yields MIGIIGAMEEEVAILKDEIQGLTTEKIAHVEVYKGTLFGKEVVLMQSGIGKVNAAICTTLLISNFKPDYIINTGSAGGLGSGLKVGDILVSTEVLHHDVDATEFGYTEGQVPMMPASYPADDMLVEKTTSAINKHAYTAHTGLIVSGDSFIGSAEKKGVILEKFPHAMAVEMEAAAVAQTCYQFSTPFIITRAVSDLANGEAEMSFEQFLKVACVSSSNIVKSLLETL from the coding sequence ATGATTGGTATCATAGGTGCAATGGAAGAAGAAGTTGCAATCTTAAAAGATGAAATACAGGGCTTAACAACGGAAAAAATCGCACATGTAGAAGTTTATAAGGGCACACTGTTTGGCAAAGAAGTTGTACTGATGCAAAGCGGTATCGGTAAAGTGAATGCTGCAATTTGTACGACTTTACTGATTTCAAACTTTAAGCCGGATTACATCATTAATACAGGCAGTGCAGGCGGATTAGGATCAGGACTTAAAGTTGGTGATATATTAGTCAGTACAGAAGTACTGCATCATGATGTTGATGCGACGGAGTTCGGTTATACAGAAGGACAAGTACCGATGATGCCAGCAAGCTACCCGGCGGATGACATGCTGGTTGAGAAGACGACGTCTGCAATTAATAAGCATGCATATACAGCGCATACTGGCTTAATCGTTTCTGGTGATAGCTTTATCGGATCAGCAGAGAAGAAAGGTGTCATCCTTGAGAAGTTTCCACATGCGATGGCTGTGGAAATGGAAGCAGCAGCAGTTGCGCAGACATGTTATCAATTCAGCACACCGTTTATTATTACGCGCGCTGTAAGTGATTTGGCAAATGGTGAGGCCGAGATGAGTTTCGAGCAATTTTTAAAAGTAGCTTGCGTATCAAGTTCTAACATTGTAAAATCATTATTAGAGACATTATAA
- the yqeK gene encoding bis(5'-nucleosyl)-tetraphosphatase (symmetrical) YqeK, which translates to MKKKKAIKLVEEKLPKKRFEHSLRVAETGVKLAEMFGGDKDVVEIAGILHDYAKYDELSVLYQAVTHYKLDNELLAYNSEILHGPVAAEMMKHEHHIDDEEIYDAIYNHTCGRKQMGLNEKIIFVSDYIEPGRKQPGVDDVRDIVYNEKNLDKAIYEISKRTTLYLVENDKTIYPKTIECLNYYNLQR; encoded by the coding sequence ATGAAGAAGAAGAAAGCAATTAAACTTGTAGAAGAAAAGTTACCTAAGAAGCGGTTTGAACATTCATTGCGTGTCGCAGAAACAGGGGTTAAGCTCGCTGAAATGTTCGGTGGCGACAAGGATGTCGTTGAAATTGCAGGAATACTGCACGATTACGCAAAGTATGATGAGTTAAGCGTACTTTATCAGGCAGTTACGCATTATAAGCTTGATAACGAACTGCTCGCATATAATTCGGAAATACTACATGGCCCAGTGGCAGCTGAAATGATGAAGCATGAACATCATATAGATGATGAGGAAATTTATGATGCGATATATAATCATACATGTGGTCGAAAACAGATGGGCTTAAATGAGAAGATTATATTCGTAAGCGATTATATTGAACCAGGAAGAAAACAGCCAGGCGTCGATGACGTCAGAGATATCGTCTATAACGAGAAGAATCTAGATAAAGCAATCTATGAAATCTCTAAACGTACAACGCTGTATCTCGTTGAGAACGATAAGACGATATATCCGAAAACGATTGAGTGTCTTAATTATTATAACTTACAAAGATAA
- the nadD gene encoding nicotinate (nicotinamide) nucleotide adenylyltransferase: protein MNIILYGGSFDPIHIGHAFVANEVYHHFQPDKFIFMPAGQSPHKQTGPNASDQDRAAMIQQSIDYLQFGEIDTFEMEQSGKSYTYHTVLYLKEKYEDCTLKILIGYDQYEAIEKWYNIEAIKSLATFIVVNRSRDELNLKAPFIPFTLPRMDVSSTDIRQRLAFNQSVKCLLLNDVEQYIREEHLYEEEESN, encoded by the coding sequence ATGAACATCATATTATATGGTGGGTCATTTGATCCGATTCATATCGGTCATGCATTTGTAGCAAATGAAGTCTATCATCATTTTCAGCCAGATAAGTTCATCTTTATGCCGGCAGGTCAAAGTCCGCATAAACAGACAGGTCCGAATGCATCGGATCAGGACCGTGCTGCGATGATTCAGCAGTCGATTGATTATCTGCAGTTCGGTGAAATTGATACATTCGAAATGGAACAGAGCGGTAAGAGCTACACATACCATACTGTTTTATACTTGAAGGAGAAGTATGAAGACTGCACGCTTAAAATATTGATTGGCTATGATCAGTATGAGGCGATAGAAAAATGGTACAATATAGAAGCGATAAAGTCACTCGCTACGTTTATTGTTGTAAATCGCTCGCGCGATGAACTGAATTTGAAAGCACCTTTTATACCGTTCACATTGCCACGAATGGATGTAAGCTCGACGGATATCAGACAGCGCTTAGCATTCAATCAGTCCGTGAAATGTCTGCTGTTAAACGATGTAGAGCAGTATATTAGAGAGGAGCATCTATATGAAGAAGAAGAAAGCAATTAA
- a CDS encoding peptidase U32 family protein, producing the protein MKTEMEIINQQPKIKKPELLAPAGNLEKLKIAVHYGADAVFLGGQEYGLRSNADNFTIEEIKEGVEFANRYGAKIYITTNIIAHDENMPGLEEYLQKLEWAGATGIIVADPLIIETCKRVAPKLEIHLSTQQSLSNVKAVEYWKSEGLERVVLARETSAEEIKEMKEKIDIEIEAFIHGAMCIAYSGRCTLSNHMTARDSNRGGCCQSCRWDYDLITLNDGELDVAYEGDNVTPFAMSPKDLKLVESIPKMIDIGVDSLKIEGRMKSIHYIATVVSVYRKVIDAYVNDPENFKIDPAWLVELDKCANRDTASAFFEGVPGFEEQMFGHEQSKKTPYDFCGLVLDYDEATQIATIQQRNNFKPGQEIEFFGPEIENFRQVVTEIVDEEGNVLDAARHPLQIVQIKVDHPVYPMNMMRKELNS; encoded by the coding sequence ATGAAAACTGAAATGGAAATCATCAATCAGCAACCTAAAATAAAGAAACCAGAACTACTTGCACCTGCTGGTAATCTGGAGAAGTTAAAGATTGCAGTGCATTACGGTGCAGATGCTGTATTTTTAGGTGGCCAGGAATATGGACTGCGTTCAAATGCAGATAACTTTACGATTGAAGAAATTAAAGAAGGCGTTGAATTCGCGAATCGATATGGTGCAAAAATTTATATCACTACGAATATTATTGCACATGATGAGAATATGCCTGGTTTAGAAGAATATTTACAGAAATTAGAATGGGCAGGCGCAACAGGTATCATCGTTGCTGACCCATTAATTATTGAAACGTGTAAACGTGTTGCACCGAAACTAGAAATCCACTTATCAACACAGCAGTCATTATCGAATGTTAAAGCGGTTGAATACTGGAAATCTGAAGGGTTAGAACGTGTCGTATTAGCCCGTGAGACAAGTGCAGAAGAGATTAAAGAGATGAAAGAAAAGATTGATATAGAAATCGAAGCATTTATTCATGGTGCAATGTGTATTGCTTATTCTGGACGCTGTACTTTAAGCAACCATATGACTGCACGTGACTCAAACCGTGGGGGATGCTGTCAGAGCTGTCGCTGGGATTATGATCTTATTACATTAAATGACGGGGAACTTGACGTTGCATATGAAGGTGATAATGTAACGCCATTTGCGATGAGCCCAAAAGATTTGAAGCTTGTTGAAAGTATTCCGAAGATGATCGATATCGGTGTAGATTCTCTTAAGATCGAAGGACGTATGAAATCAATCCATTACATTGCAACGGTTGTATCCGTTTATCGAAAAGTCATTGATGCTTACGTTAATGATCCAGAAAACTTTAAGATTGACCCAGCATGGTTAGTCGAACTTGATAAGTGTGCCAACCGTGATACAGCTTCTGCTTTCTTCGAAGGTGTCCCTGGCTTTGAAGAGCAGATGTTTGGACACGAGCAGTCTAAGAAAACGCCTTATGATTTCTGTGGATTAGTATTAGACTATGATGAAGCGACTCAAATTGCGACAATTCAGCAACGTAACAACTTTAAGCCAGGTCAGGAAATTGAATTTTTCGGGCCAGAAATTGAGAACTTCAGACAAGTTGTAACTGAAATTGTTGATGAAGAAGGCAATGTACTCGATGCAGCCCGTCATCCATTACAAATCGTACAAATTAAAGTGGATCATCCGGTCTATCCAATGAATATGATGAGGAAGGAACTGAACTCATGA